The Afipia sp. P52-10 sequence CGGGCCAGTGCGGGATGCCGGGATGGTTCGGGTTGCCGGTGCGGGCGAAGGCGATCCAGGCCGGGCTGATCTGCTCGGCGAGCGCCTGCGGTTCGGCCTGTTCGGTGCCGACCATCGAGGCCGAGCCCGCCACGTTGTCGAACACGAACGGATGCTCCATCGAATGCGGCGAACCCCACTTGCCGCCGTCCACCGGCGTCACCCAGTCGATCTCGTAAAGATAGACCGGCGCCTGGCCTTGCGCGGCCTTCAGGTCCGCGTGCCGCCAGGCGCCGCGGCGAAAGACGATCGCCGATACCATGTCGAAGAACAGCTGGCCCGGCGTCGCCTTCGGCGCCTTCTTGCGGAACAGCGCGATCGCCTCGTCCAGCTTGTCCGGTCCGAACCACGCCGAGAGCCGCTTGCGCATGGTGGACTCGTCGATGTCGAACAGGTCCGGCCGCGGCGTACCCATCAGCATGCTCATCTCGGTGGCGGTCGAGCCGATCATCAGCGGCACGTCGGCGGACACCTCCGGCGCTTTCGGCCAGCTCGGGCCTGCGGGCAGATTCTTGCCATCGGCGACCGGCCGCCAGACCGCGCGCCTCTCGGCCTGCGCTGCCTTGGCAATGGCCGCGACCAGGGTTCCCATCGGCAGGTCGATCAGCTTGCGCGCATCCGCGGGCTTAAGCTCGAGGCAGGCGAGCAGGGTATGCGCATGCTGCGTTGCCTGGTCTGGCGTCATCGCTTCCAGATGTGCGTTGCGGGCGTAGGTGCCGCTCTGGATGATCGCACGGTGGAACAGGCCCTTTGCCGCAGGCATCGCCATCACGGTGGCGACTTTGCCGCCACCGCCCGACTGGCCGAAGATCGTCACGTTGGCCGGATCACCGCCGAACTCGGCGATGTTGTCGCGCACCCATTGCAGCGCGGCGACCAGATCGAGCATGCCTGGATTGGCGTCGCCGGCTAATTCGGGGATCAACGCGCCGAGATACATGAAGCCGAATGCATTCAGCCGGTGGTTCAGCGTGACGACCACCACGTCGCCGCGCCGCGCGAGCCTTGTGCCGTCGAACACGCTGCGCGAGCCGGAGAGGGAGGCGAAGTCGCCGCCGTGAAACCAGACCATCACCGGCCGCTTGGCGCCGTCGTTCAGCGCCGGGGTCCAGATGTTCAGGCCAAGGCAGTCCTCGCCGATGCTGGTGGGATCGGTCCAGGAGGCGAATAGGCCGCGAATGGGCGCGGGCGGCTGCGGCGCCATCGACGGGTAGGTGAACGCATCGCGCACGCCGGACCAGGCCTGCGGCGGCTGCGGCCTGCGGAAGCGGTTGCTGTCCGAGGTGGGCGCGCCGTAGGGAATGCCTTTGAAGACGGCGATGCCGTCATTGGTGCGGCCGCGCACCTTGCCATACCGCGTTGCGGCGATCGGCTCCTGGGTTGCGGTGCCATTGGCCGGCTGCGCTTGCGATTGTGCCTGAATGTCCGCCATCATTTCCTCCCTCGGTGCGGGACCTGCGTCCTCTTGGCTCACCGGTACGATAGAGGATGGCCCGCGGGAAGGGATCGCGGTTTTGCGAACAGGTCATGTCCAAACCGACATGGCTCAAGGACATGGCTCAAGGACATGGCTCAAGGGCATGGCTCAAGCGGTTCGGCTGCAGGTCGCAGTCGAGGTCGTGCGCCGTTGGATGCGGCTCGCGTGATCCGGCGAAGGCACAGCAGCGTACGGTTCGTCTGAACGTCCGTTCACGCCCGCGAACCTGCGCGGCGCCGTACGACTTTGGATTTGTTTTCAGCGCACGCGTCCCGACAAAAGATTGCACTCGCATGACAGTCACACTACAGTTTTATGACGCGGGTGCGGTCCGGCCGCCTCGTGTCGCCTGCTGGCCGCCGCCAGACCGAGGGCAAGTCCGAGCCGGGTTTCGTTTCGTGTTCGGATCATGGCGCCGCTGCTTCCGTCCGAGTCATCCAAAGCCGCCACTGCGGCCTCGCCTGGCGCAACGGGCGTGGGCACGAATAGGGCTGCAGGCATCTGGCGCATTGCCGTCGTGTCGAAGCGCTGGTTCGGGTTGCGGACGGCGATCGTCGTCGCACTCTATCTCGCCTGTATCGGCGTGCTCTATCGCTTCGAGTACGGGCCGCTGCACGCGATGCTGGCATTGTCGGCGCTGGCGTTCGCCTGCTGTCTCGTCATCGCGCTGTTCCGCCGCCCGGCGATTGCGGCGGCGCTGACGCTGGTCGTGATCCTGATCCTGGCGGCGCTGTCGGAATTGAAGTTCGGCGTCACCCAGCTCACGCTGACGTTCCTCGATTTCCTCATCGTCGATCGCGACACGTTCTCGTTCCTGATGACGACCCATCCGCAGCTGAAGACGCAAATCGTGCTGGGCGCGGTTGTCGCACTGCCGCTCGCCTGGCTGATCATCCGGTTCGACCCGTTCCGCATCCGCCGCCGCGCGGCGCTGATCAGCGCCGGCGGTGCGCTCACGGTGATGACGGCGCTGTCGGTGGCCTATCCCGAGCAGCCGTGGGAGCCGTTCCAGGGCGTCAACCACATTTCCAATCTCGCGCGCTCCGGCGTCACCGCGGTCTCGCACCTTGCCGAGAACGGTTGGATCGAGGCCGAGCCGAAGTCGCTGCTGCGCTCCGCCTACGCCGCGCCCGCCGACGATTGCGACGCCGGCGTTCGCCGTCCGCATATCATCCTGCTGCTGGATGAATCGAGCTTCGACATCACCGCGGCACCGGGCATCAAGGTGCCGGACGGCTATTCCGACTTCTTCAAGTCGTTCGACGGCAAGACGCGCACCTTCATGGCCGAGTCCACCGGCGGGCCGACCTGGTACACCGAGTTCAACGTGCTGACCGGGCTGTCGGCGCGCTCGTTCGGCAAGATGCGCTACTATGTGACGCGGATCGCGGCCGGTCGCGTCACGCGCGGCCTGCCGCAGGCGCTGAAGCGCTGCGGCTACCGCACGTTCTCGCTCTATCCGAGCTACGGCAACTTCCTCTCGGCACGCAACTTCCAGCGCTCCACCGGCGTCGGCCACTTCGCCGACGCCGCCGATATGAGGGCGCCGGACGAGCAGCAGCCGGACACATTCTACTTCGATCAGGCGTTGCGGCTGTTCGAGCGTGAGCGCGACGGCACCACGCCGCTGTTCGCCTTCGTCTACCTTGCTGCCAACCACTTCCCCTGGACCACCGTGTTCCGTCCCGACCTCACGCCGGACTGGAGCGGACCCGGTAACACCGCTGAGGTCGATGAGTATATCCGCAGGCAGGCGATGACGGTGGAGGCCTACACGAACTTCGTCGCCGCGTTGCAGGCGCGTTATCCGGACGACGAGTTCCTGATCGTCCGTTTCGGCGATCATCAACCGGCGTTGTCGCAGAAGGTGCTGGAGCCGGATCTGCCCCCGGGCGAACTGGGCAAGCGGGTGCAGGCGTTCGATCCGCGCTACTACGCGACGTATTACGCGCTCGATGGCATCAACTACCGGCCGAAGAACGTGGGGTCGGCGCTGGCGACGCTGGATGCGGCCTATCTGCCGATCGTGGTGCAGGAGGCGGCGGGCGTGCCGCTCGATCCATCCTTCGCCGAGCAGAAGCGGATCATGCTGCGCTGTGGCGGAACATTCTACGCCTGTCGCGAGGGTGCCGAGGCGCGGCGTTTCAACCGGCTCTTGATCGACGCGGGCCTGATCAAGGGGCTGTGACGGTTATTCCCTCTCCCCGCACGCGGGGAGAGGTGAAGAAGGGCTTGCCCCAGCCGACGCTCCCTTCGACCTCATCCTTCGAGACGCGCATTCCGCGCTCCTTCAGGATGAGGACGACTGCCGACGCGCGCGAGGCGCGTTATCGCCCGCCGATCTTCTCCCACAGCCACTGCGCCACCTCGGTGGCAGAGCTTGCGCCGTTGACGCCGCCCGCGCGCAGGTTCGCCTCGCGCATGGTGGCGATGTCGATCCTGCCGAGCAGCGGCCGCAGCGCAGTCTGCAGCGCCTCGTCATCGGCGCGGCGCGGCGCCAGCAGCAGCACCGCATCATAGGGCGGGATGGCCTGCTTCGGATCGCCGAGGGTCACCAGATCGTATTGGGCGATCAGGCCGTCGCTGGTGTAGCCGGCGATGATATCGACCTCGCCGGACGCGACCGCCGCGTACATGAAGTCCGGCTGCATCTGCCGCTCATTACGAAAGGCGAGGCCGTAGGCGCCGCGCAACGCGTTCCATTCGGGCCGCGAGAAAAATTCGTAGTCGCCAGCGATAGTCATAGCGCCTGCATGCGGTGCGAGGTCGGCGATGCTTTTAATGCCGAGCGCTTCGGCGCGCTTGCGCGGCATCACCAGCGCATAGGCGTTCTCGAAACCGAGGCTGCCGAGCAGGGCCACACCATAGCGCTCGCGCAGCATCGCGGTGAGATCGGCTAGGATCTGCTCCCGCGGCTTAATGTCGGTGCGGCGGAGCTGGTTGACCCAGAGCGTGCCGGAGTAATCGACATAGGCGTCGATCTCGTTGGTGGCGAGGGCCTCGAAGATCACGCTGGAGCCGAGTCCCTCGCGCTGCCGCGCCGGCAGGCCAGACGCGTGCAACGCCTTGGCGATCAAGCCAGACAGCACGTAGGATTCGGTGAAGGTCTTGGCGCCGACCACATAGGCGGCGCGTGATTGGCCGGGCATCGGGGCAAACGCCAGCGCCACCAGCGCGGCGAGACCCGTGAGGCCGATGACGATGCGGGCCCCGCTGCGCAGCCTTGCGCCGCTTTCCAACAGCGCCAGCAGCTGATCGACCAGCAGCGCCAGCACGGCGGCGGCGATGCAGCCGAACAGCACGAACACCCAGTTCTGGGTTTGCAGGCCGGTGAAGATATAATTGCCGAGGCTGGTCTGGCCGATCGGGGTCGAGAGGGTGGCGGTGCCGATCACCCAGACGGCGGCGGTGCGGATGCCGGCCATGATCACCGGCAGCGCCAGCGGCAGCTCGACCAGACGCAGCGACTGGCGTGGCGTCATGCCGACGCCCTTGGCGGCGTCGATCAGGTCGACGCTGACGCCCTGTAGGCCGGTGATCGTGTTCCGTAACACGGGCAGCATGCTGTAGAGCGCGAGTGCCAGCACCGCGGGCAGGAAGCCGAAGGCGGAGAAGCCGAGGCCGAACGCGCGCAGCGACCACGCCGAGAGGATCAGCAGCAGCGGATAGAACAGCGCCAGCAGCGCCAGCCCCGGCACCGTCTGTACGATGCTCGCCGCCGCAAGGAACAGGCCGCGCAGCGCCGGGCGGTTGCGTACCGCCAGCGCCAGCGGAAAGCTGACAGCGAGGCCGAGCGCCAGTGCCGCGATGCTGACACGCAAGTGGCTGCCAAGATAATCCGGAAGCCGGTCCAGGGCTTCGGTCCAGCGCGGGTCCACCATCATGGCCGCGCTCCGCCGTTGCGCAGCAGCGCATTCAACCGCTCGGTCTGCCGGCGCGGCGTGCGCAGCAACTCGCCGACATAGCTTTGCGGGCTTACGGCAAGCTCGGCGGCGGTGCCGTCCGCGATCAGCCGGCCGCTCTGCATCACCGCGATCCGGTCCGCCAGCAGCATCGCCTCGGTGATGTCGTGGGTGATCATCACCGTGGTCAGCTTGAGGCTGTCATGCAGCATGCGATAGTCGTCGCCGAGCGCGTCGCGCGTCACCGGATCGAGCGCGCCGAACGGCTCGTCCATCAGCACGATGGCAGGTTTCGCGGCCAGCGCGCGGGCAACGCCGACGCGCTGCCTCTCGCCGCCGGACAATTCGTGCGGATGGCGATCGCGATAGCGCCCCGCATCGAGGCGCACCAGGGCCAGCAGCTCATCGACCCGTTCGGCGATCGCGCCGTTCGCGGCGCCGAGCAACTTCGGCGTGATGCCGATGTTCTCGGCGACGCTCATATGCGGGAACAAGGCCGCGCTCTGGAACACGGTGCCGATCCTGCGTCGCAGCGCGATCGGGTCGAGGCAAAGCACATCCTCGCCGTCGATCATCACCTGGCCTTCGTCCGCATCGATCAGACGGTTGGCCAGCCGCAGCAGCGTGGTCTTGCCCGAACCGGACCCACCGACGATGCAGCGGAATTCGCCAGCAGCGATGTCGAGCGAGACGTCCTGCAGCGCACGCACGCGGCCGCCATCGAAGCTCTTGCCGGCATGCGCGTAACGGATCGCTGGAGGTGTTGCGGCCATCACCCATGCCGCTACCACACCAACGCCTCACGACCAAGCGCGTGCTCTTGCAAGTTGGCACGGGACGTCGGAACGTGCGCAGGCAAAGGAAACGACAACAACTATGCAGGCGGGACTGTATCTCGGCTGCTTCTGATGTCGTCCTCGCGAAAGCGAGGACCCAGTAGTCCGGGACGCTCGTGATGGAGCCGAGGGTTCTCGGCCTACTGGATGCCAACTTTCGCGGCATGACGCGGGTTTGTGGATAGCGGGGGACAGGTGCAGGATACAGGGCAGGTGGGCAAGACTCAGTTGGACGAGACCCAGTTGGAAAAGACTCAGTCGAACAAGGCCGTTGCGCTCGATGCCGTCACGGTGGCGTTCCATGTCGCCGACCGCGGCGTCTATACGGCGGTGGAGCGGGCGGATCTCAGCGTGGCGTCCGGCGAGTTCGTCGCCATCGTTGGGCCGACCGGTTGCGGCAAATCGACGTTGTTGAATGTGGCTGCCGGCCTGCTCAAGCCCGCCGAGGGCCGGGTGAGGATTTTCGATGCGCCGCTGACGCGGCTAAACAAGCAGGCCGGCTACCTATTCCAGGCCGATGCGCTGTTTCCCTGGAAGACCGCGCTGGAGAATGTGGCGATCGGCCCAGAGACCGCAGGTGTGCCGCGCGCGAAGGCACGCGCCGATGCGCAGACGTGGCTGACGCGGGTGGGGCTCGGAAACTTCGCCAACCGCTATCCGCACATGCTGTCCGGCGGCCAGCGCAAGCGCGTCGGCCTCGCGCAGGTGCTGATCCGCGATCCGAAGATCCTGCTGATGGACGAGCCGTTCGGTCCACTGGATGCGCAGACGCGGCAGATCATGGGCAACCTGCTGCTGGAATTATGGACCGCGGACCGCAAGGCGGTGCTGTTCGTCACCCACGACCTGGAGGAGGCGATCGCGCTCGCCGACCGCGTCGTCATCATGTCGGCCGGACCCGGCTCGCGCATCATCGGTGACTGGCGCGTGCCGCTGGCGCGGCCGCGCGACATCTCCGAGGTGCGGCTGGAGAAGGAGTTTCATGAGCTGCATCGCGAGATTTGGTCGGTGCTGAAGGACGAGGTGCTGAAGGGCTACGCGCAGTCGACTCTTTCGCCCGCGGGAGCGGCGTCATGAACCGCGCCGTCTTGCTCGCCTTGCAGGTGCTGGTCGCGGTGGTGCTGATCGGCCTCTGGCATGTGCTGACGACCGTGCCGATCGGCGGCGTGAAGCTGCTGCCGCCGTTCTTCTTCTCGACGCCCTATGATGTCGCCGTTCGCATCATCAAGTGGTTCGTCGAGGGCTCGATTTGGAAGCACCTGTACATCACGCTGCTGGAGTCGGTGCTGGCGTTCGTGATCGGTTCGCTCGGCGGCGTGCTGATTGGCTTCTGGTTCGCGCGCAGACAGCTCGTCGCCGCCGTGTTCGATCCCTACATCAAGATGATGAACGCGCTGCCGCGCGTGGTGCTCGCGCCGATCTTCGCGCTGTGGCTGGGCCTCGGCATCTGGTCGAAGGTGGCGCTCGGCATCACACTGGTCTTCTTCGTGGTGTTCTTCAACGTCTATCAGGGCGTCAAGGAGGTGAGCCCGACCGTGCTCGCCAACGCGCGCATGCTCGGCATGAGCGAACGGCAGTTGCTGCGCCATGTCTACTGGCCGTCGGCGCTGTCATGGATGTTCTCCTCGCTGCACACCTCGGTCGGCTTCGCCGTGGTCGGCGCGGTGGTCGGCGAGTATCTCGGTTCGGCGGCCGGTCTCGGCTACCTGATCCAGCAGGCGGAGGGCGTGTTTGATGTGGCGGGCGTGTTCGCCGGCATGATCGTGCTGGCGGTGTTCGTGGTCTTGATCGACCTGATCGTCACCGCGATCGAGAAGCGGCTATTGGTCTGGCGGCCGAGTCCTGGCGACGCGCGGGGTTAGTGGAGCGGATTTGACATTCGCATCTTGCGTCGCTGCTGGTTCGCCGTGCGAATGTCAAATCCAAAGCTCCACTAGGCTATCATGTTTGCTAGTGGTTTTTGATTCCAACATCTGCAGAAGGCCTTACTGCGCTGGGATGTAAATGTTGGACTCGAACCACTAGGCGTAAGCCACCCAGCCGCGGAAGCTGAAGGCCGCATAGAACAGGCTGACATCGTGGAAACCGGCCTCGCGCAGGATCGCTTCGTCCTGTTCCGGGGCGAGGATGTGGGTTTTGGAGTCGATCGCCAGACGCGCGTTCGCCGCCTGATCTGGATCGAGACCGGACGCGATCAGGAACGCGGCGTGCCGCGACAGCCAGCGAGCGCGCGCGTCGTCATCCTGCGGAAAGCTCAGGTG is a genomic window containing:
- a CDS encoding carboxylesterase/lipase family protein, with the protein product MMADIQAQSQAQPANGTATQEPIAATRYGKVRGRTNDGIAVFKGIPYGAPTSDSNRFRRPQPPQAWSGVRDAFTYPSMAPQPPAPIRGLFASWTDPTSIGEDCLGLNIWTPALNDGAKRPVMVWFHGGDFASLSGSRSVFDGTRLARRGDVVVVTLNHRLNAFGFMYLGALIPELAGDANPGMLDLVAALQWVRDNIAEFGGDPANVTIFGQSGGGGKVATVMAMPAAKGLFHRAIIQSGTYARNAHLEAMTPDQATQHAHTLLACLELKPADARKLIDLPMGTLVAAIAKAAQAERRAVWRPVADGKNLPAGPSWPKAPEVSADVPLMIGSTATEMSMLMGTPRPDLFDIDESTMRKRLSAWFGPDKLDEAIALFRKKAPKATPGQLFFDMVSAIVFRRGAWRHADLKAAQGQAPVYLYEIDWVTPVDGGKWGSPHSMEHPFVFDNVAGSASMVGTEQAEPQALAEQISPAWIAFARTGNPNHPGIPHWPAYTVPERTTMVFDTASKAVPQFRDDERVLLASAAEKDVL
- a CDS encoding sulfatase-like hydrolase/transferase, whose product is MAPLLPSESSKAATAASPGATGVGTNRAAGIWRIAVVSKRWFGLRTAIVVALYLACIGVLYRFEYGPLHAMLALSALAFACCLVIALFRRPAIAAALTLVVILILAALSELKFGVTQLTLTFLDFLIVDRDTFSFLMTTHPQLKTQIVLGAVVALPLAWLIIRFDPFRIRRRAALISAGGALTVMTALSVAYPEQPWEPFQGVNHISNLARSGVTAVSHLAENGWIEAEPKSLLRSAYAAPADDCDAGVRRPHIILLLDESSFDITAAPGIKVPDGYSDFFKSFDGKTRTFMAESTGGPTWYTEFNVLTGLSARSFGKMRYYVTRIAAGRVTRGLPQALKRCGYRTFSLYPSYGNFLSARNFQRSTGVGHFADAADMRAPDEQQPDTFYFDQALRLFERERDGTTPLFAFVYLAANHFPWTTVFRPDLTPDWSGPGNTAEVDEYIRRQAMTVEAYTNFVAALQARYPDDEFLIVRFGDHQPALSQKVLEPDLPPGELGKRVQAFDPRYYATYYALDGINYRPKNVGSALATLDAAYLPIVVQEAAGVPLDPSFAEQKRIMLRCGGTFYACREGAEARRFNRLLIDAGLIKGL
- a CDS encoding ABC transporter permease/substrate-binding protein is translated as MVDPRWTEALDRLPDYLGSHLRVSIAALALGLAVSFPLALAVRNRPALRGLFLAAASIVQTVPGLALLALFYPLLLILSAWSLRAFGLGFSAFGFLPAVLALALYSMLPVLRNTITGLQGVSVDLIDAAKGVGMTPRQSLRLVELPLALPVIMAGIRTAAVWVIGTATLSTPIGQTSLGNYIFTGLQTQNWVFVLFGCIAAAVLALLVDQLLALLESGARLRSGARIVIGLTGLAALVALAFAPMPGQSRAAYVVGAKTFTESYVLSGLIAKALHASGLPARQREGLGSSVIFEALATNEIDAYVDYSGTLWVNQLRRTDIKPREQILADLTAMLRERYGVALLGSLGFENAYALVMPRKRAEALGIKSIADLAPHAGAMTIAGDYEFFSRPEWNALRGAYGLAFRNERQMQPDFMYAAVASGEVDIIAGYTSDGLIAQYDLVTLGDPKQAIPPYDAVLLLAPRRADDEALQTALRPLLGRIDIATMREANLRAGGVNGASSATEVAQWLWEKIGGR
- a CDS encoding ATP-binding cassette domain-containing protein, which gives rise to MAATPPAIRYAHAGKSFDGGRVRALQDVSLDIAAGEFRCIVGGSGSGKTTLLRLANRLIDADEGQVMIDGEDVLCLDPIALRRRIGTVFQSAALFPHMSVAENIGITPKLLGAANGAIAERVDELLALVRLDAGRYRDRHPHELSGGERQRVGVARALAAKPAIVLMDEPFGALDPVTRDALGDDYRMLHDSLKLTTVMITHDITEAMLLADRIAVMQSGRLIADGTAAELAVSPQSYVGELLRTPRRQTERLNALLRNGGARP
- a CDS encoding ABC transporter ATP-binding protein — protein: MEKTQSNKAVALDAVTVAFHVADRGVYTAVERADLSVASGEFVAIVGPTGCGKSTLLNVAAGLLKPAEGRVRIFDAPLTRLNKQAGYLFQADALFPWKTALENVAIGPETAGVPRAKARADAQTWLTRVGLGNFANRYPHMLSGGQRKRVGLAQVLIRDPKILLMDEPFGPLDAQTRQIMGNLLLELWTADRKAVLFVTHDLEEAIALADRVVIMSAGPGSRIIGDWRVPLARPRDISEVRLEKEFHELHREIWSVLKDEVLKGYAQSTLSPAGAAS
- a CDS encoding ABC transporter permease; this translates as MNRAVLLALQVLVAVVLIGLWHVLTTVPIGGVKLLPPFFFSTPYDVAVRIIKWFVEGSIWKHLYITLLESVLAFVIGSLGGVLIGFWFARRQLVAAVFDPYIKMMNALPRVVLAPIFALWLGLGIWSKVALGITLVFFVVFFNVYQGVKEVSPTVLANARMLGMSERQLLRHVYWPSALSWMFSSLHTSVGFAVVGAVVGEYLGSAAGLGYLIQQAEGVFDVAGVFAGMIVLAVFVVLIDLIVTAIEKRLLVWRPSPGDARG